CGGGAGCTCGTTGACGTCGTCGGGCCGGTGCGGGAAATGCTCCGCCAGAGCCTCCCCGGCCAGCGCGATCCCCTCGGCCAGCCCCTTTCCGAACCGCCCCTCGGCGAAGCGCTCGCGCACCCGGGAGAGGACTTCGTCCCAGAATCCCTCGGGCACCCGCTCGTGGATGCCGGCGTCGCCGAGGATCGCGATCCTCCGGGCCGGAAC
The sequence above is a segment of the Acidobacteriota bacterium genome. Coding sequences within it:
- a CDS encoding TPM domain-containing protein encodes the protein MEAIAAAERRTSGEIRVHLAAGGEGEIMERAARTFEQLGMTATRERNGVLFYVDVPARRIAILGDAGIHERVPEGFWDEVLSRVRERFAEGRFGKGLAEGIALAGEALAEHFPHRPDDVNELPDQISRES